In the Commensalibacter nepenthis genome, AGCTGATCCAAACCAACAAATTCTTGTCCAAATTAATACGGGGATACAATCTACGGGGGGATATGTTCTTGGCAATCCTTATTCAACTATTCTCAGCACACCAGATTACCCTAAACGCTTAAATTTTATGTCAGACGGTGCTTTATTATCCTTGCATGGTAGCAACAACGTCTCTGTCGCATCTCAGAATTTAACCGGTATTCAGATGGTTATCGGACAGATTCGTCCAAACCAGCTTCAACATTTAGTCAGCTTTCGCAATAATGATGATTATAATCAAGTAAGTTTTAGCTATCCATTTACAGAAGATCACATTATTAATCGCTATCAACAAAAAATCAGCTTTGGTAATCACCCTTCTCATGACATTCGTTATGATGGATTTGATCTTTCTTCTTACCTTCACAAAGGACTTCATGGCATCTTTATTCTTCATTTGTCTGAATATGATAAACAAGCAGAAATACAAGCAAGACGATCAAAGCGCTTACAAGATAAACAAAATAATCAAAGAACTTTTGCTTTGGGTTCTACGCCTTCCAATCCATCTGATACAGATAGTGATGATAATGAATCGGAAGGAGATAAAGAAAATGCATCTCCAAATGACAGCCGTCTTATTGTTATTACAGACTTGGGAATGATTGTTAAGAAATCTCTTGATGGCAGTCAAGATGTCTTTATTCAATCTATTAACGATGGAAACCCTGTTGCAAATGCTGATGTTTCTGTGATGGGATTAAACGGCGAAAAACTAATTACGAAAACAACGGATGATTCTGGCGTTGTTCATTTTCCCAACTTACAAGGATATTCAAAAGATAAACGTCCCATTCTTTACGTTGTTACCAAAGATGATGATCTATCCTTCTTACCGATGAATACATCCAACCGACAACTTGATTTCTCTCGATTTAACATCGGTGGGGATATTAACACCATTCATAAGAAAGAAATTTCCGCTTACTTATTCTCTGATCGCGGTATTTATCGAACGGGTGAAGATTTTCATATTGGCATGGTCATCAAAGCTGCCGATTGGAATAATTCTATCACAGGGCTACCCCTAAAAATTGTTATTACTGATCCAACAGGAAAAAGTCATGAACGTACTGTAAAAGTTGATTCAGATGGATTTAATGAATTCACTGAAACCATTGGCGACAATGATCCCAACGGAACTTGGCAAATCAGCTTGCAAACCATAGATCCAAAAGACAAAGACTGGTCACAAGAAATTGGGTCTACAACGATTAAAGTCAAAGATTTCCTTCCTGAACAGACACGCGTTTCATCTGAATTTTCAGAAAATAATCCTAAAGGATGGGTAAAACCTGAACAACTAAAAGCAATCATCGAAGCACAAAATCTGTTTGGTACTCCTGCCAGTAACAGACGTGTCGAAGCAAGCATTAAAGTAGCACCTTTTATTCCCCAATTTGAACAATGGAAAGACTATCAATTTAGTATTGCAGATCGTTTAAAGGAAAGTTTCGAAGATACTCTGCAAGAAAGAACTACCAACGATCAAGGTAAAGCTATTTTTGATCTGAACTTAAAAAAATATGCGAATGCCAGCTATTCTTTGTCATTCCTTGGACAAGTCTATGAACCAGATTCTGGACGCAGTGTTGCGGCAACTGCTCGCACCATCGTTTCTCCGAACGACTATATGATTGGATATCGTTCAACGGATGATATTAACAATATCAAAATAAATAGCACCGTTAAACCTGTTCATTTAATTGCAATTAATCAATACGCAGAGTTAATTCCATTATCTGACCTTACACTTAAATTAATTGAAAAACGCTATGTCTCTGTTTTAGTCAAACAATCATCTGGACTCTATAAATATGAATCAAAATTAAGAGAAAAGACGTTAAGTGAAACACCATTCTCAATTGCAAAAAATGGCAGTGATTTCCCCATTAATACCAAAAACGCTGGGGACTATAAGATTGTTATTACAGATAAAAATAATCACGAACTTAATAGCATCAATTATTCTGTTATTGGGGCAGGGAATTTATCCCGCTCTTTGGAACGTAATGCCGAGCTTAATATCCATCTTGATAAAAAATCTTATAAACCTGGTGAACAAATCGAAATTGCAATCCGCGCTCCTTATACAGGTAGTGGACTCATCACTATTGAAAAAGATAAAGTCTATACACATACATGGTTCCATACCGATACCACTAGCTCTATACAACATATTACTGTACCAGAAAATTTAGATGGTAATGGATATATTAATGTGCAATTTATTCGAGACCCATCTTCTGATGAAATCTTTATGAGCCCACTCAGCTACGGAGTGGTACCTTTCTCAGTTGATCTTGAACAACATAAAAATCCTTTAACCATCACAACACCCAAAGTGACGAAAGATCGTAAAATAACTTTTACAGTGACATCGGAACGTCCGACACATGTTATTTTATGGGCAGTTGATAAAGGAATTTTACAAGTTTCGAAATATCAGTTGCCTAATCCTTTGGGATTTTTCTTCAGCAAAAAAATGCTTGATGTGCAAACCTTGCAAATCTTAGATCAAATTCTTCCTGAATTTAGTCAACTTTTAAGATCTGTCTCTTCCTCTGGTGGAGATGATGAATCTCCTTTCACACAACATGTTAATCCTTTTAAACGCAAGCAAGATAAATCTGTTGTGTTCTGGTCTGGTATTGTTGATATTAATGGCACCAGAGAATTCACCTATGATGTCCCTGATTATTTTAACGGTACATTAAAAGTCATGGCATTGTCTGTTTCTGATCAACGAATCGGTGTTACCAGCCAAGAAACCATTGTCAGAGATGATTTTGTTTTAAAACCCAATGCACCCACAACGTTGACCCCTGGTGATGAAAGCGAAGTCAGCGTTATGGTTGCCAATAATCTAGAAAATTTAAATCATCGAAAAGTTCCAGTCACTATTCATTTGAAAACTACCTCTCAATTCCAAGTAATCGGAGATACTAATAAAACAATATCTTTGGGTGAAAAGCAGAATGCATCGGTTAAATTCCGTATCAAAGCGCTTAACCAAAATCTTGGATCAGGAGATTTGTTATTCTCGATTAACTATAATCAATCCACAACGAATGCCACCGCACATGTTTTATTGAGACCTGCATCAACGTATCGTACACAAGTGGATATGAACAGTGTTGGGGCAGGGCAAAGCAAACAATTTACAGATTTACGCACTGTCTATCCACATAATGCTTTGCACTATGCTGCATTTTCTAACTTACCGATGGTCATTATCCAAGGTTTAGGAACAT is a window encoding:
- a CDS encoding alpha-2-macroglobulin family protein, with amino-acid sequence MPFLRFICLLPLKILLIFWKLFFFILRPIIGQIQLNWAPPKWLSSCWHFICHKKKQVAYTAPLCLALIGIFSYGIYWYKNRPIPPIPNLIKIYAIAPSLTDYKKTPPTIYPLKVNFSGSAAPLDKVGKTFPNIFPISPEIKGTWRWVSDHALTFQPQTDWSAGKTYQIDFAKPQEFNPNVIVRSAKDVNDTTPTVEFTTVAFDAKIMSKAFQQDDQNPMVKKGVFTINFNMLVDPISFEKNIHLSLNSYIKKQSSSLFSGEKDKTKTKKISKNIPFTVVYDKQKLTATISSDNLPIPEHDSQLELTIDPGTTSQLGYGTLANKLNTFVNVPSKYTLSVDNLSSQIVTDEKNNSAQILEVEFNSPVNDEQVSHNISAWILPRLKDEDPAWNVKTLTPQTISHFTPLKLNLIPAENNAQALQSFKYKADPNQQILVQINTGIQSTGGYVLGNPYSTILSTPDYPKRLNFMSDGALLSLHGSNNVSVASQNLTGIQMVIGQIRPNQLQHLVSFRNNDDYNQVSFSYPFTEDHIINRYQQKISFGNHPSHDIRYDGFDLSSYLHKGLHGIFILHLSEYDKQAEIQARRSKRLQDKQNNQRTFALGSTPSNPSDTDSDDNESEGDKENASPNDSRLIVITDLGMIVKKSLDGSQDVFIQSINDGNPVANADVSVMGLNGEKLITKTTDDSGVVHFPNLQGYSKDKRPILYVVTKDDDLSFLPMNTSNRQLDFSRFNIGGDINTIHKKEISAYLFSDRGIYRTGEDFHIGMVIKAADWNNSITGLPLKIVITDPTGKSHERTVKVDSDGFNEFTETIGDNDPNGTWQISLQTIDPKDKDWSQEIGSTTIKVKDFLPEQTRVSSEFSENNPKGWVKPEQLKAIIEAQNLFGTPASNRRVEASIKVAPFIPQFEQWKDYQFSIADRLKESFEDTLQERTTNDQGKAIFDLNLKKYANASYSLSFLGQVYEPDSGRSVAATARTIVSPNDYMIGYRSTDDINNIKINSTVKPVHLIAINQYAELIPLSDLTLKLIEKRYVSVLVKQSSGLYKYESKLREKTLSETPFSIAKNGSDFPINTKNAGDYKIVITDKNNHELNSINYSVIGAGNLSRSLERNAELNIHLDKKSYKPGEQIEIAIRAPYTGSGLITIEKDKVYTHTWFHTDTTSSIQHITVPENLDGNGYINVQFIRDPSSDEIFMSPLSYGVVPFSVDLEQHKNPLTITTPKVTKDRKITFTVTSERPTHVILWAVDKGILQVSKYQLPNPLGFFFSKKMLDVQTLQILDQILPEFSQLLRSVSSSGGDDESPFTQHVNPFKRKQDKSVVFWSGIVDINGTREFTYDVPDYFNGTLKVMALSVSDQRIGVTSQETIVRDDFVLKPNAPTTLTPGDESEVSVMVANNLENLNHRKVPVTIHLKTTSQFQVIGDTNKTISLGEKQNASVKFRIKALNQNLGSGDLLFSINYNQSTTNATAHVLLRPASTYRTQVDMNSVGAGQSKQFTDLRTVYPHNALHYAAFSNLPMVIIQGLGTYLINYEHACSEQLVSRAFALLTIQNNPNLKSIFAQTDPKQINTLNNSLDQTISTLQERQNSAGAFGLWRLTPNADNFVTTYVTFFLQNAADQGKQVSSSALDKAYSYLKDYAVNGNALTLPDMRNKAFAIYILTKHGVITTAPIANLVKDLNNHYKDEWQQDSTAAWLASAMKLMKQDEAAQQMMSGPLKRLQRDPKLSTIGWNYEGYDSGDLAQDATTLYLLSQHFQESLPMLSKNTFTNILNTIEQGYYNTLSSSLTVMAFDAYSANMQDNTQNLLIQAIQDSTEKGQNIPTVLKTSQMKNGIQILNWQQGPTTALNFDNKSGNKAWYSVIQRGFDQNLPKTALQHQMEIIRDYTDQKNNPISNVKIGQEILVHVKFRSTDNKTHANIAITDLLPGGFDLVTKNENTENNGFYPDFVNKQEDKVLIYTSVTQNIQEYVYRIKATNAGQYIIPPAYGEGMYNPTIQARSLSGGYLTVTSPK